In the Thermoplasmata archaeon genome, AGTCGCTCTTGCTCATTTCCTGGTCGAATTTGACATCTTCTCTGGGGTTGGGATAGATTTCCATTATCTCATAGGTCTCAGGTTCTCTGGGCATAGTGAGCAGACTGGATAATCTGGCCTCTAATATTGATGCTATCTTACGCACGGTATCCTTGAAGTCTCCTACCTCGATAACATCCCATTCGGAGTAGGTAGAGTTTGTCTTTTCCAAAAGGTTTCTGATCTTTGATTTGGTAATGGAGAAATCCTTGAGTTTTCCTATGTTGTTGAAGACTTCGCTTTCACCGTCGATATCAACAGGATAGGACTTCTTGTTCTTTTTCAGGGTGTCCTCATCTATGTCTAGATAGAATTTGATGACATTAACGCCGTTGTTGTATAGGTATCTCTCAAAGGCATTGGCCAGACTTATGTTATCAGCTAGTTTTTCATCTCCTTCGGACAGTATTCCGCTGTACCACCCTCTGTCGAATATCGCTATCTGGCCTTTGGGTGCTACGTTGACGAGGCAGTATTTGATCCAAGGCATGTTTGAAGTACTGATTGAATGGTATCTGATGTTCCTAGGTTCGAAAACGGCTATGATCTGGTTGACGATATGTGACATCGCCATTCCGCCGACGCCCTCGAATAGAATCACAGTACTCATTTGGCGCTCGCTGAGCTTCAATTCCAGCCTGGCAAGCGTCTCTGCTTTATCCTTTGAGATCAAAAGGTCCATGGTGTCGGATTCCTATTGACGGATTAAAACGTATTCAATGGAAGAAATGGCTGTTTACGAATTTCGTAATCGGTACAAATCATGTGATTAACTTTTCCTTCTTTATATATTATCCCGTAATACTTGGACTAACCTAATCTATTAGGAGATGTTTAGGAGAAGCGGTGAACATGTTCTGGAACCCGAAGATCGAATGCATGCCTCAAGAGGAGCTTAAAAAGCTCCAGTATGAAGAACTGAAAACGCTCGTTGCGAAGCTGTACGAATCCAATCAGTTCTATCGCGAGAGGATGGATTCAAAAGGCGTCAAGCCCGAGGATATCAAGTGTATCGAAGATATTTCGAAGCTCCCGTTCATGTACAAACAGGATCTTCGTGACAACTATCCAACCAAGATGTTCACAGTCCCCAACAACCAGATCGTCAGGTACCACGTTTCGTCAGGTACCACCGGAAAACCCACATTGGTAGGGTATACGGAGAACGATCTCGGATATTGGACGGAGGCTTTGGCAAGATCACTGACCTCGGCCGGTGTTGGTCCCGAAGATACCCTCCAGGTCTGTTATGGATACGGTTTGTTCACCGGAGGACTCGGACTTCACTACGGAGGAGAGAAAGTAGGTGCTACAGTTCTTCCCGCAAGTACTGGAAACTCTGAAAGACAGATCGAGCTCATGATGGATCTGGATGTAACCGCAATTGCCTGTACTCCTTCATATTTCATCCACCTGATGGATGTGGCCAGGAAGATGGGTGTCGACATTAGGAAAGATACGAAGCTCAGGGTCGCATTCCTCGGAGCCGAGCCGTGGTCGGAATCCATGAAAAAGAAGATTGAGGAAGAGACTGGAGTAGAGACGTTCGATATCTACGGAACCTCGGAGCAGGCTGGACCAATGTTCACAGAATGCGAATGCCATAACGGAATACACATCCCTGCCGACATCATGTATGTGGAAGTCATCGATCCGGAGACAGAAGAGGTCCTTGGACCGGGAGAAAAGGGAGAACTGGTCGTAACCATGCTCAAGAAGGAAGCATTCCCTCTGGTGAGATACCGTATCAAGGATATGACACAGATCATTACTGAGCCCTGTCCGTGCGGAAGAACTTCGCCCAGGATTGCTAGGATTACTGGAAGGGCGGACGATATGCTGATTATCCGCGGAATCAATGTCTTCCCCTCACAGATCGAGTACACTCTGATGCAGATACCCCAGGTCGGAGACCAGTATATGATCTACGTCACCAGAGAGGGCGCATTGGATAATATGAAAATCCAGGTGGAAATCAAGCCTGAGGCGTTCAGCGATAATATGGAACAGATGCTGAAGCTGAGGCATAACATCGAATCCGCTTTAAAGAAATACCTCAATATCGCAGTCACTGTAGAGCTCAAGGCTCCCGGAGAACTTCCAAGGTTCGAGGGTAAGGCCAAGAGGGTAATTGACAACAGGGTGATCTGATGTCCAACATAATCAAGCAGCTATCGATCTTCGTGAACAACGAGCCTGGACGCCTGGCGCACATCACGTCTGTGCTGAAGGAATGCAAAATCAACATGAGGGCTTTCAATCTGGCCGAATCTACAGAGTTCGGAATCCTGAGGACTATCGTTGAGAATCCCGATGAGGCCTATGATGCCCTGAAAGCAAAGGGAATCATCGTCAAAAAGACGGATGTCATCGGAGTGTACCTTGTCGATACTCCCGGTGCTTTGTTTGATGCCGCTGACGCTCTTGGAAAGGCAAATATAAACATTGAGTACGGATACGCCTACTCCTACAAGGACAAGGCCATCTTCTTCATCAGGGTCGACGATCCTGAGAAGGCGGTCGAGGTCATTGGAAAAGAGGGCATCAAACTGGTGTCTGAATCGGAGATTTGATCTAATGGGAAACCTGAACATCGCCGTACTGGGCGCAAAAGACTACGCTGGGAAGATAGGGAAGAAGGGTACTGTCACGGACATGACCTTCTATGAGTACAAGGACGGGCATGACTCGTTCACTCTCATAGAGCCGTCGAAGTTCCCGGAAAAGCTTTCTTCACTGTTCTATTCGGTGGCGATGTCAGAGTTTGTCATACTGGTAGTGGATAAGATTGACTCATTCCTGGGGGAGACTATCGTTATGGTCGATTCCCTCGGCATCGACAAAGGTTTCGTCGTTCTCCAGAACTACATTCAGCCGGAACAGCTGGCCCCCCTCTTGGCGGGAACGTCCCTGGAGCATTATGAGCCCCGTGAGGACGATCCTATCAAGCTGAGGGAAGAGCTAATCGGAATGGCAAAGGCCCAGGCAAAGACTACAGGTGACGGAACATGCGGATCCTGTCCAGTCGACAGTCATTTCAATGTCAAGGGAGTAGGCACCGTCGTCCTAGGTTCCGTCATAGACGGATACTTCAAGGTCCATGACAAGATGACTGTATTCCCAACAAAGAAGGAGGTCATCCTCAAATCCATCCAGAAGCATGATATCGATGCTCAGGACGGTATCAAGGGCGACCATGTCGGTCTTGCTCTTAGAGGGATCGAATCCGAGGAGCTGGACAGGGGATTCGTGGTAACTACCGATCCTTCTGTTAAGATGAGCCGTTCGGTCAGCGGAAAGGTCTCGTTGGTGAAATTCTGGGCAACTCCTCTCAAAGAGGGGATGGTCGTCCATATCGGCCACTGGATGCAGATGCTTCCCTGCAGGATAACGGCAGTGGACAACGGTGATGACTTCAGGTCCGCCCAGGTCACGTTCGAGATGGATGACGATATGATCCACAAACCTGGAGACAAGGCCATCATCATGTATCTTGAAGGTGGAAAGCTCAGGGTCGCTGGGTCGATAGTGCTTCCTTGAAACAACAATCCAGGTATAGGCGCGATTACAATCTCGCGTCATACCCTATCTTCATATTTTCTTTTGGTCGGGCAAGCTATTGCCCATATCAATTCTAACCTCTTGCCAGTTGTTAAATAGATGCATCAATAATACATCGTTACCGTGCTATGTGATAGCACACATCATTGGTGTTCAAAATGGCTTTCTGGAACGAAGATATCGAAACTATGCCTCGCGAGGAACTTCAGAAGATGCAGCTCCGCCTGCTGAAAGAGAAGGTAACGGAGATGTACGGGAAGTCCGAGTTCTTCCGCAAGAGGATGGATGAAGCAGGTGTCAAACCCGAGGATATCAACAGTTTCGAGGATTTCAGGAGGGTGCCTTTCATGAAGAAAACAGACCTCCGCGATAACTATCCAGACAAGCTCTTTGTTGTCCCCTATGACGATCTTGTGAGGATTCACGTATCTTCAGGAACCACCGGAAAGCCGACCGTTGTAGGATACACCAAAAAAGACCTTGATAATTGGACCGAGGCATTGGCTAGGGGCATGACTTCCTTCGGTATGACGAAGAAGGATGTCGTCCAGAACATGCACGGATACGGTCTGTTCACCGGAGGTCTAGGAGTTCATTACGGTGCTGAGAGGATAGGGGCAACCGTCCTCCCCATCAGTACCGGAAACACCAACAGGCAGATTCAATTGATGCAGGACCTCCCAGTGACTGCATTGGCAGGAACTCCGTCGTATTACTTCCACATCGCAGACGTCTGTGACCAGATGGGGGTCGACATCAGAAAGGACACCAAGGTCAGGAAGGGAATCGCCGGAGGCGAGCCTTGGTCCGAGAGCATGAGGAAGAAACTCGAACAGCGTACCGGTATCAAGACATACAACTGTTACGGGGCAAGCGAGTTCTACGGGCCTATGTTCCTCGAATGCGAAGAGCAGAACGGATTGCACCTATGGGCGGACCTAGCATACGTCGAGATCCTTGACGAGAATGATCAGCCGTGCAAAGAAGGGCAGAGGGGGGCCATCGTGATCACCATGCTTCAGAAGGAAGCATTCCCGCTTATCAGATACAGAATCGGGGATATCTCTGCCATCGATTGGACGCCATGTAAATGCGGAAGGACCCATCCGAGACTCATGAGGATATCAGGAAGGACCGATGACATGCTCGTGGTCCGCGGTGTCAATGTCTTCCCAAGCCAGATCGAGAGTGTCATAGGTGAGCTTAGCTGGCTGTCGCCATTCTACCACCTGACTCTTACCAACGAGAACTACATGGACAACCTTCTTGTCGAGGTAGAACTGACGGAGGAATCACTCACCGAAGATATGGTGAAGCTGAACAAAATGTCCATTGAGCTATCGAGAAGGCTCAAGGATGTACTCAACATCAAAGCTGAAGTCAAGCTCTGTCTTCCCGGTACACTTCCGAGATTCGAGGGCAAGTCAGTCCACGTTACGGATAAGCGCAGCTACGAGTGACCTCGAGGGGGTTAATCCTCCTTGGTCTCTACGTATCCGAACTGCTCAAGGGTCTTCTTTAGACCTAGCCATTTGCTCTTACACGCATCCCCTCCGGCCAGATCCTCCATTGTGCACAGCATACGGCCAAACTGCATTCCAGTCTCTGTAAGTTTCAGTACAGGCCATTTTTGGGATCTGCCGGGAATCGTCGTAATAACCTTGCTCTCTATCAGCTTGTCCAGTTTTATGGGCATGCGCGGGTTCTTCGATATATTGTCATAGATCTCTGTCCTGGTCTTAGGGCCGAAAAGATAGAGATACATTATGATCGCAGGAACATTCCTCTCAGTGAAGATTTCGTTGATCTTGAGATTATCGAACATGAACACATCATATCATCATCAGATTATATTGGGACGAGGAGTTACAACGGTTCTATCGACTAACGCCGTTAACACCTCACATCTTGTAACGAAGGATTGCACCCATGCCGCCAAGGGCCGCCAGTTCCTTTCCCCCGTCATGCTGGGATGATACGATGATGACCGATCCCTTCTGATTCTCTACCGCACGGACTATGTCATCCAGGTCCTGTTCACGTACCTTGCTGTCAAGGATCAGCAGTTTATCAACTGCACCTGCCATGGCTGCATTCATGACCTCATTGGGCCCGTAGGTCCCCAAACCGTCTTTGGCGATAGCAGTCATCAGCTGTTCGACCGCTTCCAATTCTACGCCTACAGACGATTCTCTCAGCACGTCGGCACCCATTCCTGCCTTCATGAGTTCGTTGATCCCTACCATTCCCGACTGACCGGTGTGGTAGACGTGAATCTTCTTGTACAGTTCAGAATCTATCTTCTTGAGATCTTCTGCAAGTGTCTCCTTCTCGAATCCGGGACCAAGCAGGACTAAGGGCATGTTGGGCTCGAGCAGAGTCTTCAATTTTGAATGGATCTCTCCGTGGTAACCGTCGATTGACGGTTTCTCTTCATACTGTTTTCCGGATCTCCCCGAACGAACGGTCGCCACCTCCTTAAGTCCGAACTGCCTCAGCACAGCTATGGTGGCCTCATCTTGATCCAAGGAGACGAATACGATGCGAGGTTTCTTGGATTCGCTCACAGCACGTTTGACTCTCTCAAGCTGAGTTGCCCTCCATTTCTTCTTCTGGATGGTAAGGTTGTCACCGTTCTCGAATATCAGGGTGTGGTGCTGTCCGATGTCCTGAGGCCCTGTCTCGATCGTTCCCAGAAGCTTGAGGCGGAGGTCGTCCTCGGAGAATTCTATCTTCTTTATTCTGATGCCCAGGGTCATGCGCTTCTTTTCCATCTTCTCTGCTCTGATCTTGTCGGCAGACTTCTCTTCGCGTCTTGTTGTCGAAGCGATGACCAGATCCTCAACCTCTATGATGTTGTATAGATGCCAAAGGTCCTCGTCGCTTTCCACCTGCAGCTTGATGCTCTCGTTAGATGGATCCTCTGCCAGAATGCGCATAGAAGGGGGATGGAGTGGAGTTATAGAATTGTATCGTTTTTGTCGTCAAATCGAAAAATGTCTGAAAACCGACAACTCAAAAAATCGTATGTAAAATCGAGAGACAAGGAATTATATACGCTACGTAAATCACTTGAATCTCGATGACAGGAGGCTACCTGGTCCTGCAAGACGGGACTGTATTTGATGGTCAGCTTTTCGGTGCAGACATCGAGAAAGCTGGAGAAGTAGTGTTTTTGACCGGAGGGGTCGACGGATATCAGGAATTGATAACCGACCCGGCCAACAAAGGAAAGATAATTGTCTTCACCTACCCTCTGATCGGAAATTATGGCGTTTCGAACGAATTCAATGAATCCGGTAAGGTTCATGTGAATGGAATTGTGGTCAGGGAACTTTGTACGGAACCCTCCGAGTTCTATAACGGAACATTGCTTGGCGATTTCATGGCCGAGAAAGGCGCAGTTGGGCTGACAGGTGTCGACACCCGTGAACTCACACTTAAGATCCGTAAGGACGGATCGATGAAAGGAAAGATCGTCAAGGAAGGGGCCGATATAAACAAAGTCGTGGAAGAACTCAAATCGATAAAGATCGACAGGTCCGTGAAGGATGTTTCCCACAAAGATGTCAAGAAGTTCGACAACGGCAAGGACGTCACCGTCGCTGTCATAGACTGCGGTACCAGGTGCGGTCTATACAAGTCTCTGGGCGAGAGGTTCAATGTCATAAGATTCCCTTATGATGCCAAAGCCGATGAGATCATCAAATCAGGTGTCAAGGGTGTAATAATCTCCAGCGGACCGGGATGTCCCTGCTCCAAGGAGATGGCGGTCACCGTGGAGACCATAAAGGGACTCTCTGGAAAGCTGCCGATTATGGGAATCGCTGCCGGTTCCGAACTGATCGCCCTCGCATTCGGTGCAAAGCTCAAGATGATGAAGTGTGGGCACCATGGATGCAATCAGCCTGTCAAGATCAACGGACGCATATGCATGACCTCACAGTCGCAGGATCTGGCCATCGATCCCGAGAGCATAGGTGCTACCGAACTCACAGTAACGCAGACAAACCTCAATGACAACGTCATCGAAGGTTTCAAGCACTCCAAACTGCCGATCTACGGATACGAATACCATCCGGAGGGAGGCACAGGTCAGGGGGACACGGTGTTCCTCTATGACGATTTCCTTGCTGTCATCAAGGGGGGATTGCAATGAAGAAGGATTACAAGAAGGTCCTGGTCATAGGTTCTGGACCTATAGTCATCGGTCAGGCAGCAGAGTTCGACTTCTCAGGAACCCAGGCCTGTCGTTCTCTGAGGGAGGAAGGCTACAAGACCGTCCTTGTGAATTCCAACCCCGCTACGATCCAAACAGATACGGAGACTGCAGATGCAGTCTACATCGAGCCTCTGAATGCCGAAACGGTAGCCAAGATCATCGAGAAAGAAGGTGTTGATGGTGTAGTCTCTGGTATGGGTGGACAGACCGGTCTGAACATCTGTTCGGAATTGGCAGAGAACGGAACATTGGAAAGACTCCACTGCGAACTCATCGGAACTCAGCCCGACGCCATTGCCAAATCGGAGGACAGAGAGCTGTTCAAGGAGGCGATGATGAAGATCGGTGAGCCGATCCCCATGTCTGAGAGCGTCAACACGATCGATGAGGCAATCGCCGCTGCCAACAAGATCGGAAGGTACCCTGTACTGGTCAGACCTGCATTCACATTGGGAGGAACAGGCGGAGGTATCGCTTACAACGAGGCTGAACTTAGGGAGATTACAGCCCACGGTCTCGCATACAGTCGTATCCACCAGGTTCTGATCGAAGAATCGGTCCTCGGATGGAAAGAGATAGAGTTCGAGGTGATGAGGGACTCGAATGACAGTTGTATCATCATCTGTAATATGGAGAACATCGATCCGATGGGAATCCATACCGGTGAGAGCATAGTCTGCGCACCTATCCTGACCCTTTCGGAGAAGGATGTGGACAAGCTCAGGAACTCCGCAATCAAGGTGATGAGAGAGTTGAACATCGAGGGAGGATGCAATGTTCAATTCGCATTCAACCCGAGGAACGGGGACTACAGGCTGATCGAAGTCAACCCTCGTGTGTCCCGTTCATCTGCCTTGGCTTCCAAGGCTACCGGATACCCTATTGCAAGAGTATCCATGAAGATAGGTCTCGGATACACTCTCGATGAGATTCCCAACAAGGTCACGGGAACAACGATGTCCGCTTTTGAGCCTTCGGTCGACTACGTCGTGCTGAAGATAGCGAGATGGCCTTTCGACAAGTTCCGTACAGTGGACAGACATCTCGGTACGCAGATGAAATCCACCGGAGAGACGATGGCCATCGGCAGGACCTTCGAGGAGTGTCTTTTGAAAGGCCTCAGGTCCTTGGAGATCGGTGTGAACGGTCTGGACAGGTTCGATGTCCTGGACAAGGACATAGACGATCTGCTTAGACATGCAACTGACCAGCGCATCTTCGTCATGGGAGAGGCACTCAGGAGAGGCTGGAATCCCGAGAAGATCGCTGAGCTCACCAACTGGGATGTCTTCTTCATCAGGAAATTGAAGAACATCATCAACATGGAGAACAAGATCAAGGCCGGACTCACGCCCGAGGTCCTCAAAGAGGCAAAGCTCATGGGATTCTCCGATGAGACCATCGGAGAGCTGTCCGGAAAGGCATCCTTGGACATACGCGAGCAGAGGAAGAAGCAGGGCCTCATCCCTGTATTCAAGATGGTCGACACATGTGCCGGAGAGTTCGAGGCAAAGACCCCGTATTTCTATTCCACATACGGTTGCAGAGAATCGGAGTCGGTGCAGGTCAAGGATAAGAAGAAAGTAGTCATCGTCGGAGGAGGTCCCATCAGGATCGGACAGGGAATAGAGTTCGATTACTGCTGTGTGCACGGAGTCATGGCCCTTCAGGAGGAAGGTGTCGATGCGGTCATCGTCAACAACAACCCCGAGACTGTATCTACAGACTTCGATATGTCCGACAGACTGTATTTCGAGCCGCTCACCCTCGGGGATGTTCTGAACGTCATTGAGGCAGAGGATGCTGACGGTGTCATCTGTCAGTACGGAGGACAGACGTCCGTTAACCTTGCGGTTGATTTGGAAAAGGCCCTCGCAGGTACCAAGACGAAGGTCCTGGGAACATCTCCGGACGACATGGATGTGGCAGAGGACAGACGCAGGTTCTCCAAATTGATGGATGAGCTGAAGATCAAGCAGCCCGCATCAGGTACCGGATATTCCTTCGAGGAGGCTAAGCAGATCGCAGAGGACATTGGATACCCTGTTATCGTCAGGCCCTCCTATGTTCTTGGAGGCAGAGCGATGGAGATCGTCTACTCTGCCGATGACCTCAAGACCTATGTCGAGAGCGCCGTCAAAGTCTCTAGGAACCACCCCATCTTGATCGATAAGTATCTCACAGATGCAATCGAGATCGATGTCGACTGTGTCGCGGACGGAACCGATGTCTATGTCGGAGGAATCCTTGAGCATGTCGAATATGCGGGATGCCACTCCGGGGATGCGACCATGGTCATGCCTCCCAAGATGATCGGACAGGATACTGTGAATGAGATCCTGGACATCACAAAGAAGGTCGCTTTGGCACTTCACATCAAAGGTCTGATGAACCTCCAGCTGGCGGTCAAGGGCAAGGAGATCTACATGATCGAGGCCAACCCCAGAGCGTCCAGGACAGTACCGTTCATCTCCAAGGCCACCGGAATCCAGATGGCCAAAATAGCCACCAAGATCATGCTCGGAAAGAAGCTGAAGGACTTCGGATTGACAGGATACAAGCAGTTGGACCATTATGCTGTGAAGGAAGTTGTCTTCCCGTTCCTAAAGCTCCCCGGAGTGGATTCTATCCTAACACCTGAGATGAAATCCACCGGAGAGGTCATGGGTATCGACGAGGACTTCTATGCTGCATGCTACAAGGCACAGGTCGCTGCAGGATGCAACTACCCTGTGGATGCAGGCGGAGTCTACATCACCGTGAACGACAACGATAAGGAGAAGATTCTCCCATCTGCAAAAGCACTGGACGAGCTTGGATTCACCATCTATGCCACTAAAGGGACCGCCAAGTATCTCATCGAGAACGGTGTGCCTGTGGCGACCCTCTATAAGGTGAGTGAGAACATGGCCCCCAACGCAATGAGCGCCATGAGAGAGGGTAAGATCCAAATGATCATCAACACCCCGACTCAGAAGTCTGGAGCCATCAGGGATGGAGCGGCCATGAGGAGACTCGCGGTCGAACTTCAGATTCCGATCATCACAACAATCCAGGGTGCCGAGATGACTGTTGGTGCCATCAAGGTCGCCAGACACGGTAAGACTGGTGTTAGAAGCATCACAGAGTACCACAGACTGGTGAACTGAAAACATTTAGGCGGGGAAACCCCGCCTTTTATTATTGTTTCAGATAGCCCCAAAGGGGCGTTCGAGAAATCAGTCGGAGATCATATCTCCAGGCTTTTTCTCTCCCTTGAAGCAGTCATTCAGCATCGTTACCTCCAACCTGTTGTAGGGGATCTCGATATCATTGTCTACAAATGCCTGATAGACTGCCATCCTCAGCGCTGAGGCGTCGGTAATCGTTCCGTTGAAGTCTCTTACAGTCACGCCTAATCTGAGTTCGATACCAGAGTCCTCGAAGCTTGTCATCCTCACATTGGGTGCAGCATGCTCACTGTCATGAAGGACAACCGGACTCTCATTCGCGACCTTCAGCATGACCTCTTCGGCCTTCTTCAAATCGACACCGTATGCCACCGAGAAGTAGACATACAGCCTGTATGCCTCGTCTTCCCTGGTGAGGTTGACGATCGTGGC is a window encoding:
- a CDS encoding phenylacetate--CoA ligase: MNMFWNPKIECMPQEELKKLQYEELKTLVAKLYESNQFYRERMDSKGVKPEDIKCIEDISKLPFMYKQDLRDNYPTKMFTVPNNQIVRYHVSSGTTGKPTLVGYTENDLGYWTEALARSLTSAGVGPEDTLQVCYGYGLFTGGLGLHYGGEKVGATVLPASTGNSERQIELMMDLDVTAIACTPSYFIHLMDVARKMGVDIRKDTKLRVAFLGAEPWSESMKKKIEEETGVETFDIYGTSEQAGPMFTECECHNGIHIPADIMYVEVIDPETEEVLGPGEKGELVVTMLKKEAFPLVRYRIKDMTQIITEPCPCGRTSPRIARITGRADDMLIIRGINVFPSQIEYTLMQIPQVGDQYMIYVTREGALDNMKIQVEIKPEAFSDNMEQMLKLRHNIESALKKYLNIAVTVELKAPGELPRFEGKAKRVIDNRVI
- a CDS encoding amino acid-binding protein; translated protein: MMSNIIKQLSIFVNNEPGRLAHITSVLKECKINMRAFNLAESTEFGILRTIVENPDEAYDALKAKGIIVKKTDVIGVYLVDTPGALFDAADALGKANINIEYGYAYSYKDKAIFFIRVDDPEKAVEVIGKEGIKLVSESEI
- a CDS encoding translation elongation factor 1 alpha-related protein, with product MGNLNIAVLGAKDYAGKIGKKGTVTDMTFYEYKDGHDSFTLIEPSKFPEKLSSLFYSVAMSEFVILVVDKIDSFLGETIVMVDSLGIDKGFVVLQNYIQPEQLAPLLAGTSLEHYEPREDDPIKLREELIGMAKAQAKTTGDGTCGSCPVDSHFNVKGVGTVVLGSVIDGYFKVHDKMTVFPTKKEVILKSIQKHDIDAQDGIKGDHVGLALRGIESEELDRGFVVTTDPSVKMSRSVSGKVSLVKFWATPLKEGMVVHIGHWMQMLPCRITAVDNGDDFRSAQVTFEMDDDMIHKPGDKAIIMYLEGGKLRVAGSIVLP
- a CDS encoding phenylacetate--CoA ligase; this encodes MAFWNEDIETMPREELQKMQLRLLKEKVTEMYGKSEFFRKRMDEAGVKPEDINSFEDFRRVPFMKKTDLRDNYPDKLFVVPYDDLVRIHVSSGTTGKPTVVGYTKKDLDNWTEALARGMTSFGMTKKDVVQNMHGYGLFTGGLGVHYGAERIGATVLPISTGNTNRQIQLMQDLPVTALAGTPSYYFHIADVCDQMGVDIRKDTKVRKGIAGGEPWSESMRKKLEQRTGIKTYNCYGASEFYGPMFLECEEQNGLHLWADLAYVEILDENDQPCKEGQRGAIVITMLQKEAFPLIRYRIGDISAIDWTPCKCGRTHPRLMRISGRTDDMLVVRGVNVFPSQIESVIGELSWLSPFYHLTLTNENYMDNLLVEVELTEESLTEDMVKLNKMSIELSRRLKDVLNIKAEVKLCLPGTLPRFEGKSVHVTDKRSYE
- a CDS encoding mRNA surveillance protein pelota, encoding MRILAEDPSNESIKLQVESDEDLWHLYNIIEVEDLVIASTTRREEKSADKIRAEKMEKKRMTLGIRIKKIEFSEDDLRLKLLGTIETGPQDIGQHHTLIFENGDNLTIQKKKWRATQLERVKRAVSESKKPRIVFVSLDQDEATIAVLRQFGLKEVATVRSGRSGKQYEEKPSIDGYHGEIHSKLKTLLEPNMPLVLLGPGFEKETLAEDLKKIDSELYKKIHVYHTGQSGMVGINELMKAGMGADVLRESSVGVELEAVEQLMTAIAKDGLGTYGPNEVMNAAMAGAVDKLLILDSKVREQDLDDIVRAVENQKGSVIIVSSQHDGGKELAALGGMGAILRYKM
- a CDS encoding carbamoyl phosphate synthase small subunit; translated protein: MTGGYLVLQDGTVFDGQLFGADIEKAGEVVFLTGGVDGYQELITDPANKGKIIVFTYPLIGNYGVSNEFNESGKVHVNGIVVRELCTEPSEFYNGTLLGDFMAEKGAVGLTGVDTRELTLKIRKDGSMKGKIVKEGADINKVVEELKSIKIDRSVKDVSHKDVKKFDNGKDVTVAVIDCGTRCGLYKSLGERFNVIRFPYDAKADEIIKSGVKGVIISSGPGCPCSKEMAVTVETIKGLSGKLPIMGIAAGSELIALAFGAKLKMMKCGHHGCNQPVKINGRICMTSQSQDLAIDPESIGATELTVTQTNLNDNVIEGFKHSKLPIYGYEYHPEGGTGQGDTVFLYDDFLAVIKGGLQ
- the carB gene encoding carbamoyl-phosphate synthase large subunit, which gives rise to MKKDYKKVLVIGSGPIVIGQAAEFDFSGTQACRSLREEGYKTVLVNSNPATIQTDTETADAVYIEPLNAETVAKIIEKEGVDGVVSGMGGQTGLNICSELAENGTLERLHCELIGTQPDAIAKSEDRELFKEAMMKIGEPIPMSESVNTIDEAIAAANKIGRYPVLVRPAFTLGGTGGGIAYNEAELREITAHGLAYSRIHQVLIEESVLGWKEIEFEVMRDSNDSCIIICNMENIDPMGIHTGESIVCAPILTLSEKDVDKLRNSAIKVMRELNIEGGCNVQFAFNPRNGDYRLIEVNPRVSRSSALASKATGYPIARVSMKIGLGYTLDEIPNKVTGTTMSAFEPSVDYVVLKIARWPFDKFRTVDRHLGTQMKSTGETMAIGRTFEECLLKGLRSLEIGVNGLDRFDVLDKDIDDLLRHATDQRIFVMGEALRRGWNPEKIAELTNWDVFFIRKLKNIINMENKIKAGLTPEVLKEAKLMGFSDETIGELSGKASLDIREQRKKQGLIPVFKMVDTCAGEFEAKTPYFYSTYGCRESESVQVKDKKKVVIVGGGPIRIGQGIEFDYCCVHGVMALQEEGVDAVIVNNNPETVSTDFDMSDRLYFEPLTLGDVLNVIEAEDADGVICQYGGQTSVNLAVDLEKALAGTKTKVLGTSPDDMDVAEDRRRFSKLMDELKIKQPASGTGYSFEEAKQIAEDIGYPVIVRPSYVLGGRAMEIVYSADDLKTYVESAVKVSRNHPILIDKYLTDAIEIDVDCVADGTDVYVGGILEHVEYAGCHSGDATMVMPPKMIGQDTVNEILDITKKVALALHIKGLMNLQLAVKGKEIYMIEANPRASRTVPFISKATGIQMAKIATKIMLGKKLKDFGLTGYKQLDHYAVKEVVFPFLKLPGVDSILTPEMKSTGEVMGIDEDFYAACYKAQVAAGCNYPVDAGGVYITVNDNDKEKILPSAKALDELGFTIYATKGTAKYLIENGVPVATLYKVSENMAPNAMSAMREGKIQMIINTPTQKSGAIRDGAAMRRLAVELQIPIITTIQGAEMTVGAIKVARHGKTGVRSITEYHRLVN